A part of Gemmatimonadales bacterium genomic DNA contains:
- the folB gene encoding dihydroneopterin aldolase — MAFTIAVQGLRLPVSIGWTDAERATPQTIRFDVSIELPAVPPAVRSDALADTVDYGAVCDRIEQLVSERPFKLIERLAGAVDEALDDLLPGGSSLTITVTKERPPIRAVEGGASVTLRRTIVR, encoded by the coding sequence CCGGTTTCGATCGGCTGGACCGACGCCGAGCGCGCTACGCCTCAGACGATCCGCTTCGACGTGAGCATCGAACTCCCCGCCGTACCCCCTGCCGTTCGCAGCGATGCCCTGGCGGACACGGTCGACTACGGCGCCGTCTGTGATCGGATCGAGCAGCTGGTCAGCGAGCGACCATTCAAGCTGATCGAGCGGCTGGCTGGAGCGGTCGACGAGGCGCTCGACGATCTGCTGCCCGGCGGCAGCAGCCTGACCATCACCGTGACGAAGGAACGGCCGCCGATCCGCGCGGTCGAGGGTGGTGCATCGGTGACGCTCCGTCGCACGATCGTGCGATGA